One Leptospira wolbachii serovar Codice str. CDC genomic region harbors:
- a CDS encoding carbon-nitrogen hydrolase family protein — translation MRFSVSFSVFVSLTFFTIQCQKQVVTQEEITKFLPKPKVYIQTEGSGKRGSFVGMEPYLSKYSYATEDSFYLALREYFQMAKEKELLFVDRSIVVLPEYLGTWLVVTAEDKSIFASTTIQEAMELLVKQNLGSFLWHYLFSTSYSSDTLKETLFRMKAWQMSDRYQSVFVRLALEYRVAIVAGSIVLPHPKVIEGKITPTDGPLENVSFYFHPDGRVDDQIVRKLFPIIEEKEFLKEGKLEENPTYQTSLGKLYTMVCADSWFPEVYQELKKSEAELLAVPSFVSPSDAWTTKWNGYNGYANPKDIDPKDIGSISERTAWKKYAMLGRLKDPKVKAGINVFFRGEIWDMKASGDAFLSLGGKPVLNVVKEEKNQGRMYVLFL, via the coding sequence ATGCGTTTTTCCGTTTCTTTCTCCGTTTTTGTAAGCCTTACCTTTTTTACGATCCAGTGCCAAAAGCAAGTTGTAACTCAGGAGGAAATCACGAAGTTCCTTCCCAAACCAAAGGTATACATCCAGACAGAAGGATCGGGAAAACGTGGAAGTTTTGTAGGGATGGAACCCTATCTAAGTAAGTACAGCTACGCAACAGAAGATAGTTTTTATCTCGCCTTACGTGAATACTTTCAAATGGCAAAAGAGAAGGAACTTCTCTTTGTCGATCGCAGTATCGTAGTCCTACCGGAATACTTGGGAACTTGGCTTGTGGTCACTGCCGAAGACAAATCGATTTTTGCATCCACTACGATCCAAGAGGCGATGGAATTGCTAGTAAAACAAAACTTAGGATCTTTCCTTTGGCATTATCTCTTTAGCACATCTTATTCCTCAGACACATTAAAAGAGACACTCTTTCGGATGAAGGCATGGCAGATGTCTGACAGATACCAATCTGTTTTTGTCCGGCTTGCCCTTGAGTATCGGGTAGCCATAGTGGCGGGTTCCATTGTACTTCCTCATCCCAAAGTCATTGAAGGAAAAATCACTCCGACCGATGGCCCTTTAGAAAATGTAAGTTTTTATTTTCATCCCGATGGACGAGTGGATGACCAAATCGTTCGTAAACTATTTCCCATTATTGAAGAGAAAGAATTTTTGAAAGAAGGGAAGTTAGAAGAAAATCCCACCTACCAAACCTCTCTTGGGAAATTGTATACTATGGTTTGTGCCGATTCTTGGTTTCCGGAAGTGTATCAAGAGTTAAAAAAATCAGAAGCAGAACTTTTGGCTGTTCCTTCCTTTGTTTCACCAAGTGATGCTTGGACTACCAAATGGAATGGTTACAACGGTTATGCGAATCCAAAGGATATTGATCCCAAAGATATCGGTTCTATTTCCGAACGGACTGCCTGGAAAAAATATGCCATGTTGGGTCGCCTGAAAGATCCTAAGGTAAAGGCGGGTATCAATGTGTTTTTCCGGGGAGAAATTTGGGATATG
- a CDS encoding argininosuccinate synthase, with protein MKEKPAPKKIVLAYSGGLDTSVILAWLKDTYGCEVIAFCADVGQKEELTGLEEKGKNTGASKVYIQDLRLEFARDFIFPAIRGNAIYEMRYLLGTSLARPLIAKAMAEVATKEGADAFSHGATGKGNDQVRFELTFKALSPNLQIIAPWRTWDFGGRADLIEYAKKKGIPVPVTAAKPYSMDRNLMHLSFEGGILEDPFNEPKEDMFILTVSPEKAPDKPTYLELDFENGDCVAIDRKKMNPLEVMETLNDLGGKNGVGRVDIVENRLVGIKSRGVYETPGGTILHIAHRDLESITLDRDTQHKKDELSQEFARYIYNGQWYSNQMNALRAYMDYTQKYVNGTVRIKLYKGNCTVVGRKSNKSLYNAGLSTFEKEELYNQYDAEGFINLYGLPMKEWARVNK; from the coding sequence ATGAAAGAGAAACCTGCTCCCAAAAAAATCGTTCTCGCTTACTCCGGTGGACTAGATACTTCCGTCATCTTGGCTTGGTTGAAAGATACCTACGGTTGTGAAGTCATTGCTTTTTGTGCCGATGTGGGTCAAAAAGAAGAGCTAACCGGTCTCGAAGAAAAAGGTAAAAATACCGGAGCTTCCAAAGTCTACATCCAAGACCTTCGTTTGGAATTCGCACGTGACTTTATTTTTCCCGCCATTCGCGGAAATGCAATTTATGAAATGCGTTATCTATTAGGAACTTCTCTGGCAAGACCACTCATTGCCAAAGCGATGGCAGAAGTGGCAACGAAAGAAGGTGCTGATGCTTTCTCTCACGGCGCCACAGGAAAAGGAAACGACCAAGTTCGTTTTGAGCTTACTTTCAAAGCCCTTTCACCAAATTTACAAATCATTGCCCCTTGGAGAACTTGGGACTTTGGTGGCCGAGCCGACCTCATTGAATATGCAAAGAAAAAAGGAATCCCTGTTCCCGTAACAGCCGCTAAACCATATAGCATGGACCGTAATTTAATGCACCTTTCCTTTGAAGGCGGAATTTTAGAAGATCCATTCAATGAACCCAAAGAAGATATGTTTATCTTAACGGTTTCTCCAGAAAAAGCTCCAGACAAACCAACTTACTTGGAATTGGATTTTGAAAATGGGGACTGTGTTGCAATCGACAGAAAAAAAATGAATCCACTTGAAGTGATGGAGACCTTAAACGATTTAGGTGGAAAAAACGGAGTCGGAAGAGTCGACATCGTAGAAAACAGACTCGTGGGTATCAAATCTCGCGGAGTGTATGAAACTCCTGGCGGAACCATTTTACATATTGCACACCGTGATTTAGAATCCATCACTCTCGATCGTGACACCCAACACAAAAAAGACGAACTCTCCCAAGAATTTGCTCGTTATATCTATAACGGCCAATGGTATTCCAACCAAATGAATGCTCTACGGGCCTACATGGATTACACTCAAAAGTATGTCAATGGCACTGTTCGTATCAAACTTTATAAAGGAAATTGTACTGTTGTGGGACGAAAATCCAATAAGTCTCTTTACAACGCAGGACTTTCCACTTTTGAAAAAGAAGAATTGTACAACCAGTACGATGCCGAAGGGTTTATCAATCTTTATGGACTTCCTATGAAAGAGTGGGCAAGGGTAAATAAATAA
- the coaD gene encoding pantetheine-phosphate adenylyltransferase encodes MKNIAVYPGSFDPFTNGHLDIIRRAHPLFEEIIIAVAINSKKSSLFSPEERVEMIGKVFKGWDKIKIDTFEGLTVDYCKEKNSRVILRGLRAVTDFDYEYAISLMNKKLAPEIETYFLMADNEYSFVSSTIVKEVARHGRAVSNQVPDIVGDALTKKFSV; translated from the coding sequence ATGAAAAATATCGCCGTATATCCAGGTTCTTTTGATCCGTTCACCAACGGTCATCTCGACATTATACGGCGAGCCCATCCGTTATTTGAAGAGATCATCATCGCTGTCGCCATTAACTCCAAAAAAAGCTCTCTTTTTTCACCAGAAGAACGGGTGGAAATGATTGGAAAGGTCTTTAAGGGTTGGGATAAAATCAAAATCGATACTTTTGAAGGACTTACAGTAGACTATTGTAAAGAAAAGAACTCACGTGTCATCTTACGAGGACTTCGGGCCGTCACAGATTTCGACTATGAATATGCAATTTCGCTTATGAATAAAAAATTAGCCCCAGAAATCGAAACTTATTTCTTAATGGCAGACAATGAGTACTCCTTTGTGTCCTCAACAATCGTCAAAGAAGTAGCAAGACATGGAAGAGCTGTATCCAATCAAGTCCCAGACATTGTGGGCGATGCCCTTACAAAAAAATTCTCCGTTTAA
- a CDS encoding cation:proton antiporter domain-containing protein, producing the protein MKTRSSFFYGFTLLLFGSLGYFLLQAGSLLETTKTIVLVPNGHLDTENFFNRFHHPLALLFLQIIIVCGSARFVGYVFSRKLKQPSVMGEIVAGILLGPSLLGYYFPETMGFLFPPASLPTLGTLSQIGLVLFMFIIGMELDLSVLKNKAHSAIIISHASIIFPFFLGMILAYYFYTDYAPENVGFLSFSLFMGIAMSITAFPVLARILQERNLTRTPLGAMVLTCAAADDITAWILLAIIVTISKAGNLNTALFTIGLSFAYILTMIYLVAPFLKRLGSIYISRENLTRTAVALIMMILFLSSLTTEVIGIHALFGAFLAGVIMPAEGNLKKLIAEKIEDIAVILFLPIFFVITGLRTEIGLLNDSHLWLVFGLVILVAVVGKFVGSAFAAKIAGSNWEDSLSIGALMNTRGLMELVVLNIGYDLGILSPEIFAVFVLMALVTTLSTGPLLDGIQKFFSKSEKSIQTEKPTDRKLRVLVAFAQEKMGKSLVRFAYSLSGNQKKNLEITALHISPNDSLSNEEIRRYRDASFEAIRQTGSSMGVQVQTEYRITDNVTYEIVNFAKIKHTDILLIGAAKPLFSRSYTGGKIKGILNYCPATVGVLIDNGLESLDKIAILHKGEKDPILGFAQKLTSLKGMKSNKIKVEDLVQPETDLNPYPIALNKITGFSLILIDLNVWEEMGFEKMDLLPTSFLLVRFLAT; encoded by the coding sequence ATGAAAACACGTTCTTCTTTCTTTTACGGTTTCACCTTACTTCTGTTTGGTTCTCTTGGTTATTTCCTCTTACAAGCAGGAAGTCTGCTAGAAACTACTAAGACTATAGTTTTAGTACCGAATGGACATTTGGATACTGAGAATTTTTTTAACAGGTTCCACCACCCACTGGCTCTACTCTTTCTTCAGATCATCATCGTATGTGGATCGGCAAGATTTGTTGGGTATGTATTTTCACGTAAACTCAAACAACCTTCCGTTATGGGAGAAATTGTTGCAGGGATTTTACTTGGACCATCGTTACTCGGTTACTACTTCCCAGAAACCATGGGATTTTTGTTTCCACCGGCAAGTCTTCCCACTCTCGGAACACTCAGCCAAATTGGTTTGGTTCTTTTTATGTTCATCATCGGGATGGAACTAGACTTATCTGTTCTCAAAAACAAAGCTCATTCTGCCATCATCATAAGCCACGCAAGTATCATATTCCCTTTCTTTTTAGGGATGATCTTGGCTTATTATTTTTATACAGACTATGCTCCTGAAAATGTAGGATTTTTATCTTTCTCACTCTTCATGGGAATTGCCATGAGTATCACTGCCTTTCCTGTGCTTGCAAGAATCCTTCAGGAAAGAAATCTTACAAGGACACCACTCGGTGCTATGGTTCTCACCTGTGCTGCTGCCGATGATATTACCGCTTGGATCTTACTTGCGATCATTGTTACCATCTCCAAAGCCGGGAATTTGAATACAGCTCTATTTACCATTGGCTTATCTTTTGCATACATCCTAACCATGATTTATTTGGTAGCTCCCTTTCTCAAAAGGTTGGGTTCCATTTATATTTCACGTGAAAACCTAACACGAACGGCAGTGGCCCTTATCATGATGATTCTATTTCTTTCCTCACTCACAACAGAGGTAATAGGAATTCATGCGTTATTTGGCGCCTTCCTTGCCGGCGTGATTATGCCGGCCGAAGGAAACCTAAAAAAACTCATTGCTGAAAAAATCGAAGACATTGCGGTCATTTTGTTTTTACCGATTTTCTTTGTGATCACTGGACTCAGAACAGAAATTGGTCTTCTCAACGATTCTCATCTCTGGTTAGTTTTCGGTTTGGTGATCCTCGTTGCCGTAGTTGGAAAATTTGTGGGAAGTGCCTTTGCGGCAAAAATTGCTGGTTCCAACTGGGAAGACTCACTCTCCATCGGTGCCTTAATGAACACAAGGGGCCTTATGGAACTTGTGGTTCTCAATATTGGGTATGATCTAGGAATCTTAAGTCCAGAAATCTTTGCTGTATTTGTTCTTATGGCACTTGTGACCACTCTTTCCACAGGTCCACTCCTGGATGGAATTCAAAAGTTTTTCTCAAAGTCAGAAAAATCAATTCAGACAGAAAAACCAACGGATCGCAAGTTACGAGTGTTAGTGGCCTTCGCTCAAGAAAAAATGGGAAAAAGTTTGGTTCGTTTTGCTTATTCTCTTTCAGGAAACCAAAAGAAAAATTTAGAAATCACCGCCCTACACATTTCGCCAAACGATTCCCTTTCCAATGAAGAAATTCGTCGTTATCGCGATGCTAGTTTTGAAGCCATTCGCCAAACAGGCTCCAGTATGGGAGTCCAAGTCCAAACAGAATATCGCATTACAGACAATGTCACTTATGAAATTGTTAATTTTGCCAAAATCAAACATACAGACATTCTCCTTATTGGTGCTGCCAAACCATTATTTTCCCGAAGTTATACGGGAGGGAAAATCAAAGGGATTTTGAATTATTGCCCTGCAACAGTTGGGGTTCTTATCGACAATGGCCTTGAATCCTTGGACAAAATTGCCATTCTTCATAAAGGGGAAAAAGACCCAATCCTTGGTTTTGCCCAAAAACTAACCTCACTCAAAGGAATGAAGTCGAACAAAATCAAGGTGGAAGACCTAGTCCAACCAGAAACTGATTTGAATCCTTACCCAATTGCTCTGAATAAAATCACAGGATTTTCACTGATTCTCATTGATCTGAATGTTTGGGAAGAAATGGGATTTGAAAAAATGGATCTTCTCCCAACTTCTTTTCTTTTGGTTCGTTTTTTAGCCACCTAA
- a CDS encoding nucleoside-diphosphate kinase, with the protein MERTFIMLKPDAVKNKHIGDILQRIEKEGFKILGLKSLKLSLEDAKQFYAVHAARPFYNDLCSYMASGPIVACALERDNAVAHWRDVIGATDPKEAKAGTIRALFAESKEANAVHGSDSVANALQEIAFFFKGYELN; encoded by the coding sequence ATGGAAAGAACTTTTATCATGCTTAAACCCGATGCTGTGAAAAACAAACACATCGGTGACATCCTTCAAAGAATTGAAAAAGAAGGATTTAAAATCCTAGGACTGAAATCCTTAAAACTCAGCCTCGAAGACGCAAAACAATTTTACGCAGTTCATGCGGCTCGTCCCTTCTACAATGACCTTTGTTCCTACATGGCTTCTGGCCCAATCGTTGCTTGCGCTCTAGAAAGAGACAACGCAGTAGCTCATTGGAGAGACGTCATCGGTGCCACTGACCCGAAAGAAGCAAAAGCGGGAACCATCCGTGCCCTCTTTGCAGAAAGCAAAGAAGCAAATGCGGTTCACGGTTCTGACTCTGTAGCAAACGCACTTCAAGAAATTGCGTTTTTCTTCAAAGGGTATGAACTTAACTAA
- a CDS encoding polyprenyl synthetase family protein, whose translation MPTHLSNILKTSKQLFDSFFESYTKELFFPNTRITEACLYSLRAGGKRIRPIFVINSFFSPTELPLETNLKKHKSVYLASLAVECIHTYSLIHDDLPAMDNDDTRRGLPTCHIQFDEATAILAGDTLNSLSFYLLSLLETADPTAIRDSIQILHQGAGIRGMILGQMEDIEEEKNPSTKDQESKLTSIHEKKTGALIEASFLLGNRLRPDWEERKVVISSYAQEIGLLFQITDDILDVEGNLEDLGKTPGKDAKAGKLTYPGLYGMETAKKLRDESVAKAISLISDLPSLNNEFFLGLPKYIAERKN comes from the coding sequence GTGCCAACTCACCTTTCAAATATTCTAAAAACCTCCAAACAACTCTTTGATTCTTTTTTTGAATCCTATACCAAAGAATTATTTTTTCCGAATACTCGCATAACAGAAGCTTGTTTGTATAGCCTCCGTGCTGGTGGAAAACGAATCCGACCCATTTTTGTAATCAATTCTTTTTTTAGCCCAACTGAACTGCCGTTAGAAACCAATCTTAAAAAACATAAGTCTGTTTATTTGGCTTCTCTTGCTGTGGAATGCATTCACACTTACTCTTTGATTCATGATGACTTACCTGCAATGGACAATGATGACACCCGACGTGGTTTACCTACTTGCCACATACAATTTGATGAGGCTACTGCCATTCTCGCTGGGGACACACTCAATTCTCTTAGTTTCTATCTTTTGTCTTTACTCGAGACCGCAGACCCCACTGCCATTCGTGATTCCATACAAATCCTTCACCAAGGTGCCGGCATCAGGGGAATGATCCTAGGCCAAATGGAAGATATCGAAGAAGAAAAAAATCCTAGCACCAAAGATCAAGAATCTAAACTCACTTCCATCCATGAAAAAAAAACCGGTGCTTTGATCGAAGCATCGTTTCTTTTGGGAAACCGACTCAGGCCTGATTGGGAAGAAAGAAAGGTAGTTATTTCAAGTTATGCGCAAGAAATCGGTTTATTATTCCAAATCACAGATGATATTCTGGATGTGGAAGGAAATCTTGAAGATCTTGGAAAAACCCCTGGCAAGGATGCTAAGGCTGGCAAACTCACCTACCCTGGTCTTTATGGAATGGAAACCGCTAAAAAGTTAAGGGATGAATCTGTCGCTAAAGCAATTTCTCTCATCTCCGACTTACCTTCCTTAAACAATGAATTCTTTTTAGGATTGCCTAAGTACATTGCCGAAAGAAAAAATTAG
- a CDS encoding TlyA family RNA methyltransferase has protein sequence MPKEKIRLDEYLVREGYAIDIKFAQSLVLSGSVLVNDIVVSKVGTNISPKDNVRTKEKIKTYVSRGAYKLLGAFDSFSDANVQNKTCIDLGSSTGGFCQVLLEKGASRVIAVDVGYGQLAQKIANDPKVTVFDRTHLKDLKITQLEPLTPETWITMDLSFISLVPVFGSLVLLFQSSPKIVWQGISLFKPQFEVHPSQLERGVLKDSHNIGSTIRTIWRKIKKLDSHLKFLGLAESPIQGADGNREFLIRWEWKG, from the coding sequence TTGCCGAAAGAAAAAATTAGACTCGATGAATACCTCGTTCGCGAAGGTTATGCGATTGACATAAAATTTGCACAATCGTTGGTTCTCTCTGGCTCTGTCCTCGTAAACGATATTGTTGTTTCCAAAGTGGGAACCAATATATCACCTAAAGACAATGTTCGTACCAAAGAAAAAATCAAAACGTATGTATCTCGTGGTGCGTACAAACTTCTTGGAGCTTTTGATTCCTTTTCGGATGCCAATGTCCAAAACAAAACCTGTATTGATTTGGGTTCCTCTACTGGTGGGTTTTGTCAGGTGCTTTTAGAAAAAGGTGCCTCTCGTGTCATTGCCGTGGATGTGGGGTATGGACAATTGGCACAAAAAATTGCAAATGACCCGAAAGTCACGGTTTTTGATCGCACTCATTTAAAAGACCTGAAGATCACTCAGTTGGAACCTTTGACACCGGAAACTTGGATCACTATGGATTTGAGTTTTATATCACTAGTTCCTGTATTTGGATCACTCGTTTTACTCTTTCAATCTAGTCCGAAAATTGTCTGGCAAGGGATATCTTTATTCAAACCACAATTTGAAGTCCACCCCTCTCAATTAGAAAGGGGTGTTCTTAAAGATTCGCATAACATCGGATCTACGATAAGAACCATCTGGAGAAAGATTAAAAAATTAGATTCACATCTGAAATTTTTAGGACTTGCTGAATCTCCCATCCAAGGTGCTGACGGGAATCGAGAATTTTTGATTCGCTGGGAATGGAAAGGTTAG
- a CDS encoding response regulator encodes MTKKNILIVEDEPFLGLNIKQKIESFGFHVIAVVPSGDEAFQIVSEKVPDLILMDINLEGSLDGIDTAESLREQFSVPVLFLTGFLDDTAKQRINQNPSYAYLMKPFTTDQLKEAVSGFAV; translated from the coding sequence ATGACGAAAAAGAACATCCTCATCGTTGAGGATGAGCCCTTCCTCGGACTCAATATCAAACAGAAAATCGAATCCTTCGGTTTTCATGTGATTGCAGTCGTACCTTCTGGGGATGAGGCCTTCCAAATTGTTTCTGAAAAAGTTCCGGATCTCATCCTAATGGATATCAATCTTGAAGGATCTTTGGATGGAATTGATACGGCCGAGTCTTTAAGAGAACAGTTCTCTGTACCCGTATTATTTTTGACAGGTTTTTTGGATGATACCGCCAAACAAAGAATCAACCAGAACCCATCGTATGCATACCTAATGAAACCTTTTACTACCGACCAACTAAAAGAAGCAGTTTCTGGTTTTGCTGTTTAA
- a CDS encoding ferredoxin, whose product MADKSIKQPENVPGKYYVDQTCVPCSDCIKEAPNLLQYNDDESHIFFKNQPTNQTEEKQAKAAMAMCPVDAIGDDGE is encoded by the coding sequence ATGGCAGATAAAAGTATCAAACAACCCGAGAATGTACCAGGAAAATACTATGTCGACCAGACCTGTGTTCCCTGTAGCGACTGCATTAAGGAAGCCCCTAACTTATTACAATACAATGACGACGAAAGTCATATTTTCTTTAAAAACCAGCCCACAAACCAAACTGAGGAAAAGCAGGCAAAAGCAGCAATGGCAATGTGTCCTGTCGACGCAATTGGGGACGATGGTGAGTAA
- a CDS encoding alpha/beta fold hydrolase — MGGTPCFVGMGGHKIFYWKFGNGNKKPIVFLHGLLDESFGFRRVIKELLNDGYPLYVFDLPGYGKSKLPLVKYLYQIDVWADLLLECFEKLELKEICLVGHSMGGLTSQHLVLQDIHKRVQKLILLAPGGIPHPERERMRKILFPKTEKQVILLLRYLYGEEFPEPGYLFRHILVTIWNEKPNEYLQENTLRREDEIFFDSKMKGIQVPTLILAGAEDEITPPFMMKKMKSYIKKSKLVWIPKVRHAIHLEKPEIVAKNIRIFYNT, encoded by the coding sequence TGGAAATTTGGAAATGGCAACAAAAAACCAATTGTTTTTTTACATGGATTGCTAGATGAAAGTTTCGGATTTCGTCGTGTCATAAAAGAGCTGTTAAATGATGGATACCCACTTTATGTATTTGATTTACCAGGTTATGGAAAAAGTAAGCTACCGTTAGTAAAGTATTTATACCAAATTGATGTTTGGGCTGACTTACTCCTCGAATGTTTCGAGAAATTAGAACTAAAGGAAATTTGTTTAGTGGGACATTCCATGGGAGGTCTTACCTCCCAACATTTAGTTTTACAAGATATCCATAAAAGAGTTCAAAAGTTAATTCTTCTTGCTCCTGGTGGGATTCCTCATCCAGAACGTGAGAGAATGCGTAAAATTCTTTTTCCCAAAACAGAAAAACAAGTGATTTTACTACTTCGCTATCTTTACGGTGAGGAATTTCCTGAACCCGGATATTTATTTCGCCATATACTTGTTACTATATGGAACGAAAAACCCAATGAGTATTTACAAGAAAACACCTTACGTCGAGAAGATGAGATCTTTTTTGATTCGAAAATGAAAGGTATTCAAGTTCCAACGCTGATTTTAGCTGGTGCGGAAGACGAAATCACTCCCCCTTTTATGATGAAGAAAATGAAATCGTATATTAAAAAAAGTAAACTAGTTTGGATTCCGAAAGTTAGGCATGCCATTCATTTGGAAAAACCAGAGATAGTTGCTAAAAATATCCGAATATTCTACAATACTTAA